The sequence TCCTAGGGCAGCCGAGTGTGCCTGAAATAATACATCAGGGGTTTTGGTTTTAGCCACTAGGTCAGGACGTTTGCTGCGACCACCCCTAGTTTGGCGGGGTTCTATCAAGTTAGGAGCCAAGTAGGCATAAGGCCAACCATAGAACTCACCTGCACGAATGCGAGTAAAGTAGTCTGGCACAAGGTCGTCACCCATGCCATCCCGCTCGTTGACTGTCGTATAGAGTTCCTTAGTGACAGGATGAAGGTCTAACCCTACAGGGTTGCGCAATCCATAGGCAAAGGTTCGACGATCGCTGCCATCTAAATTCATCACCTGCACGGATGCTCTAGGCAGGTCTTCCTCGTCGATGTTAGACGCAGAGCCAATAGACACAAACAGTTTTTTGCCATCTCCAGACACAATCACATTGCGTGTCCAGTGTTGACGATAACCGCCAGGAGTTAACTTCGTGATTTGCTCACCCTTGCCGATCAATTGTTCTTGACCCCGTTGATAGGGATAGCGCCGCACTTCACTAGTGTTACCAAGATAAAAGGCACCATCTGTAAAAGCCATGCCAAAGGGAATATTCAGCCCATTAGCTTCCGTAGCAAAGGGTTTGATCACATCAGCCACACCGTCGCCGTTGGTATCTCGCAACAGACGGATTCGGTTCTGTCGGGTTTCGGTCACCAATACGTCACCAGTAGGAGTGAGGGCTAGCCAGCGGGGTGCGTCTAGCTTATCAGCAAAGACATTGACACGAAAGCCAGAGGGCACATTCAATACAGGCTTAGCGGGGATGGGCACCACCTGAGGAGGCTTGCTGGCACTTTCACTGGCAAAGGGCTGAGGTAAATCTTGCAGGGTAATGCGAATAGGTCTAGGCGTTAGGGGCTGAGTAGCGATCGTTGCTTGAGCCATCAATGCAGGAGAAGCCGCCGTAGGAGAGACCACCACCGAGGGAGAAGCAAGGGGACGATCAGGTTGGGAGCGCATTGCTCCACAGGCTGCCACCGTTACCAGCAGCAATCCTGGAACCAGGACAGTTAGACGACTCATAGCATTCCATGCTGATACAACTATCCCTATTAAAGCGAACGGACAGAAAATCCAGGGGAAAGATCCTGAAGTCATGAGAGGTGGATCAACTCCCTTAGCTCCTGCCTAAATCTGGTGACTGGTATTAAAACCACGGGGAGCCTGCCACAAGGTGACAGACTCCCCGTGGGGAAACTGGAATCGCTAGCAGGTTAATTGCCAGCCTAGAGGAAGCTAGTAACGTTTTGTAGGATACCAGACTTGAAAATGATCACCAGCAGATAGGCAAATACTGCTCCACCAATACCGCCGACCATAAAGCCAGAAGCAAACTCACTCCAGCCCTCTTTGGTGCTCAGTTCCTCAGGAGGATTGGGCGCGGTCACTGTGGCAACAGGCTTTTTCACCCCAGTGCTAGAGTAAACGGACAGACACAACGTTAAGATGACTACCAAGACGATCGCCTCTACTAAGCCAACTACATCAGCAATGCTAGAATTGCGGAATTGACTAGTATAGGCAAAGGGGCCAAA is a genomic window of Cyanobacteriota bacterium containing:
- a CDS encoding PQQ-dependent sugar dehydrogenase codes for the protein MSRLTVLVPGLLLVTVAACGAMRSQPDRPLASPSVVVSPTAASPALMAQATIATQPLTPRPIRITLQDLPQPFASESASKPPQVVPIPAKPVLNVPSGFRVNVFADKLDAPRWLALTPTGDVLVTETRQNRIRLLRDTNGDGVADVIKPFATEANGLNIPFGMAFTDGAFYLGNTSEVRRYPYQRGQEQLIGKGEQITKLTPGGYRQHWTRNVIVSGDGKKLFVSIGSASNIDEEDLPRASVQVMNLDGSDRRTFAYGLRNPVGLDLHPVTKELYTTVNERDGMGDDLVPDYFTRIRAGEFYGWPYAYLAPNLIEPRQTRGGRSKRPDLVAKTKTPDVLFQAHSAALGLKFYTGKTFPQRYHNGAFVAFRGSWNRDRGTGYKLVFVPFNASGRPEG
- a CDS encoding photosystem I reaction center subunit XI gives rise to the protein MTMDVVGPAGDPQIGNLATPLNSSGFTKALINNLPAYRAGLSAQRRGLEIGMAHGYLLFGPFAYTSQFRNSSIADVVGLVEAIVLVVILTLCLSVYSSTGVKKPVATVTAPNPPEELSTKEGWSEFASGFMVGGIGGAVFAYLLVIIFKSGILQNVTSFL